ACAGTTTTGATCAATCGTTCGCTAGGAAGGAACTTGCTTATATGATAATCATACACGAGTATCCGCTTTCCATCGTTGAACATGCCGGATTTAGACGATATTCAAATGCGCTTCAACCGTTGTTTAAGGTGGTATCTCGGAGCACAATTAAAAGGGATATCCTTAAAATCtatgatgaagaaaaaactaaaacaatgGAGGTGCTACAAAAACATCAAGGTAAAATTGCGTTGACTACTGATATGTGGACTAGTAAGCAAATGAAAGGATACATGGTTATTACGGCTCGTTTCATAGATGAATCGTGGATCTTGCAAAGCCGAATTATCAGGTACGCGTATTCATTTAATGATTTCAGACATTGGATATGCACGTCATAAATGAAAAATCACTACCATTAATTTTGTTACTGATTAATTACTAGTTGCTACGTAGTACGGTCCAATCAACCATCtgaattttattttgtattaggTTTATGTATGTGCCATGTCCGCACACGGCTGAAGTCCTGTCAGCCGCATTGATGGAGTGTCTGCTAGACTGGAATATCGATGGTAAAGTATCCACTCTTACTGTAGATAATTGTTCCACTAATGATCTTATGATCCAACTTCTCCTAGAAAAATTATCAAGTAACTTACTGTCGGGTGGAGATATTTTTCATATGCGTTGTTGTGCACACATATTAGCTCTTATAGTCAAGAAAGGATTAGAGGGGATCAAAGGAGCTATCGAATTGATTCGTAATAGTGTTGCTTACTGGAAAGCAACACAAAACGAGTTGAGAAATTTGAAGAGGCCGCCCGTCAACTAAATATTTCGAGAATAAATAAGTTAGTTCTTGATTGTGAGACAAGATGGAAATCAACATATCTGATGCTTAATAGTTCTATTAAGTATCAGAAGGTTTTTGCTCGACTAAAGCAACGTGAGCCACAGTATGATTGTTTGCCAGATGATGAAGATTGGTTGTTGGCAAAGGAAATGTGCGACAAACTTAAGATATTTTATACCTTCACATAGAAGTTTTCCGGAGTAAAATATCCTACCACCAaccttttctttccaagtttttgtGATATTAGATTGTCATTAAATGAGTGGAAAAAATCTAAAGTTGGTGTGATTAAGGAAATGGCATATGAAATGATAGAGAAGTTTGAAGAGTATTGGTTTGTGATCAATGGAGTAATAGCCGTAGCAATTATGTTAGATCCAAGGTTTAAGATGAAATTGATTGAGTTTTATTTTCCACAAATTTATGGTCAAGCTTTTTCAAAAATCGAAATTGATCGAGTACGCGATTTATGCGTTGATTTGGCGACGGAGTATGAACTGAAAGTAAAATTTGCTGAAACATCTGTTAGCCAAAATGATTTGTCTTTCACTTCAGAGATGCATGGTTTTAACGATGACGTAGATCCTTTGGAAAAGTTTGATATGTTTGTCTCTAATACTGCTCCTACTAGTACTGTTAAGTCAGAATTAACCAATTACTTAGAAGAAGATCTTTTACCTAGGATTGGTAATTTTGACATACTAGCATGGTGGAAGACAAATGGGATTAAATATCCAGTCTTGCAGTGTATGGCTAGAGATATTTTAGCGATTCCAGTTTCAACGGTAGCTTCCGAATCAGCTTTTAGTACCGGAGGTAGATTTGTGAGTGTCCAACGTAATAGACTTCATCCAAAAACGTTGGAAGTTTGATGTGCGCTCAAGACTGGCTATGGGATATGCTGAATGGTAatgaaattctctttttattgaaatgttttttttcacatttaatacatcattatggttatatgatacactttcttattttggctaggtggatcaaaattcgatggtgaaacattttgggaagaaactgaagcagacaatgaggtgatcaacatggaggaagatacttgataagaaataattaagaactaaaatgagtgatgctcgtttatagaccaatttgtttttctttgcttgttttacgatgaatttatgagtttgaaattttaaattattattattattattggttgaacttaggtattgattattaaattaactcatcatatttgagcttaatgttatgGGTAACCCGTAAAAAATCCGCCCCGTACGGATATTTCCCATACCCGTCCAGTCCCAGATCAAGCGGGTAATGGAGAGggtgtgggtttttttttttgaacggggcagtgactgggatacaagatccccgccccatacccgccccatgaccatccctaactATTCGTTATGACCTATTCTTCATGCGGCTGTTTTTCCTATTTCCAAACGTGTAGCGTCCCGCAGAAGTAAGATCAACAACTAACCTTGTTTGGAGTCTTCGACTATCTTATTAACAGTTAACATCTCAACGAAGCTTCTTTAGCTAAAAGAGAGCGACTGATAATTCTgtgaaccctaaaaaaaaaataataaaacatattCTTTTACTGCTTACTTTAATGATTTAATCTTCCAATTGCAGGAGGAGGAGAAAAGACTTAATCTAACTAACACATCATCACCCAAAATGAATAATTACTATTATTTAAATATTATTAATGGCTTAGTAGTCCTTAATTCTGCAACAAAAAAagcaaacaagaaaacaaaaaaaagaatactTTAAAGAAAGATACAGAGACAGacagagatgatgatgatggaaatCTCAGGAGTTCCTCCTGATCTATGTTTGCAAATCTTCTGCATTGCTGTTTTTATTACTCTTAGTTTGATTTATGTTTTTAGTAGTAATAGTAGTAATGATAACTCTGAATCAAAGACCTTTGTTTATAtacctgatgatgatgatgaagaaatcaATAATAATACTATTAATGATGGTGATAGAGGATCGAGAAATGGAAATAATAATAGTATTAATCAGATTATTACGATTACGAGAACGATTCGTGATTGTTGTAGTGTTTGTGGCGATACAGCAAATAGTCGGTGTTCTAGATGCAAAGCAATTCGTTACTGGTatgattcttcttctctttcttttatgcAATTTGTTTGTTTAGTGTATTTTTCGGCTTTAGTTGTTTGTTGAAGCGTTCTTGGTTTTTATGTAGTTTAAAATGACACATTTTAGGGTTTCCAGTTGAATTTTAAGGCAAGAGGAGGAGAAAacttttaacatttttttttttttttgtgaaaattggTATGGACATTAGGATGAATGCATTTTCTTTAAAATTGAAAAACTGTGTTCCTTGGATTTTAGATTGCTGGATTAGTTCCTTTTGTATTGACAATTTAAGGCACTACTACTAGCATAGGACACTGCTATATTGCTAAATTCAGCAGTGTCCTTTCATCACATCTTGACTACCAGTGTGGCCCATCATTGCAGTAATATGATTCTGTGGGACTGCTGGTGTGATCAACCTTAGCTACCACCAAATCGTCGTTGGTACTTAGCTTTACATTACCACCACAGTGCGTCAATTTCGACCATCTAAACTGTTTTCCTTATtgtgtttattatttttatggaaaTTACCTCTtctattatttgatttataagaTAATATTATTCATTCTTTTTCTGTCGTCCAAGTACCTGACCTTGAAGTAGCACCGAGTCTGCTTTCTTCCAAAAATCCTCCCAAATTTCTATCAATTTTGTGGGTTCTGTTGGGCATAAGAATATCGTGGACAATTTCTCAACAGTTCCAACTTTCATAACTTTGTTTTTTCCTGTAGTATGAATATGTAGTTTGGAGATGACTTGAGCGCACAACCTATGAAACCTTAGATTGGTCTGTCCTTGGCATGGATCTCAAAGAGATTTAGTAACTATGTTTGGCATTTTACTTCCACGGTAATGAAGTCAGCCACATCAATTCCTTTGTCTGCTTTAAGGGAGATGAATGTCTGTTGTTGTTCAGGCTTCACGCTTGCTAGCATTTCCTCAGTCTGTATATTTTGGTGGTGAATATGGATGTTAAGTTTTTCGAATAAGCGTTTTTTCTGTATAGTCTGGTCACTAGCTTTTAAAGAGTTGTCTTTCTTAACATTGGGAGTGATTTGGTAAACCTTAGGATGGTGATGTCCCTCCTACTTTGGTGTTTGGTTCTAATTGCTTGGACCAGGAACTTCTCTTTTCACCCTTGCTTCTGAGGGATGACATCGATATGAGTGCTGCATCTGAATTCGCTTAATGTGGAAGTCTTTGATTTGGAACTCCAGTTCTGTAAGATGCCATGTCCATTCCTCTTTCACATCTCTTGTGTGCATATTTTATTTATAGGATAGAGTATTGTCATGAAGCTCTCTGATATACCTTTAGAATGTCATTCTCGAAAAGTTGGTGGAACACCTAAAGGTTCAATAAGTTTAGGGTGATGACTTCGCAAACATGCAGGTTTTCGTGGTTTAAAGGTGTTAGTGTTTAATGCAGATAGGTTTTCTGGTGATCAGGATTAGAATTGGTGTCTAATCTATAACTTTCTctttgttcttgttcttgtttATTTTACTGGGGTTCATGATTATGTATCTCTTACTCCTTTAGCATAGTTGGCATAGTCCCCTGGGCTCTCACTGGGTTCTATCAATTTGATGTGCATCATAATTAGCAAGATCCTTCCCTCCCTCGATTCTGGAATGGTGTGGAATGGAGCATCTTAGTAAAATAGAAGATCCTGCCATGAATTTCAGAATGTGCTGTAAAATGTGCATCTTAAATCAGATGGTGTTTTTTCCTATTGGAAAAATATGTCCTCTAATCTATGAGTTAGGAGCATTAGCTTACTATTGTCCGCTATACTCATTTTATGTTCTGCAATGGGATACCAGGTCAGTCAGGTTCAAGTGCTTGTACCATAACATTTGTGGTTGCATGGACTTCCCTACAGGTAACAAAACAGTTAGCACACCTAGAGACTATGAATTGAGTAAATTTTGCAATACAAAGCTGGCATAATTATTGTATGATTCACGCAGATTTGTTGATATGTGTATGAATTAAGTATGAAGCGACCTGTTAGTGATTTAAGCATGGAGGCGTTTTATGTTTCGAGCATTTCATATTCATTCTTTGCTCATTTGTGTGTGTGTAATTTGAAGCTTAAAGTTGAATCAAATTTCTTCTATGTTTTAGCTCACGGGATTGTCAAATACAGCACTGGCGGGCTGGTCATAAATTAGAATGCAAAGAAGATTCTTCACGGACTAGTTGCAATGAAAGAAAACCTTCAGTATACATGGATACAATTTGCTCGTATCAGCAGTCGAGAAAGGTGAGTCACTGATTCCTTTGTCGAAGTGAAAACTATGCTCTGTAGGGAAATACAGTTAAATTCCCACAGTAGGACATTCTTCCAAATTGTAATATAGTTCTAGATTTATGTTCCCGttacaaagtaaaagacacactCTTGTGCATTTACATGGAGTAACTTCGTTACCTTCTTATGGTGCATATGGAGTAGGATTTAACAAGTAAAAATAGGGAGCAAATAGTATCTCGAATAGCTTAACAAGAAGTGAATGTATTTTTAGTATTATGACATTGCATCAGTTTACATTAGATTGAAACTGTTATAGCTATGACTATGATTCTTCTGAACTTGATGGCACTGCATTCAGACCCATAGCTCAAAATTTTAATTGGTTGACGGAATTTATGCTCTACTGACAATCAACtacttttgttttattttatttttttaatacgaTCAGCCCGGGAGTCGAACCCCTAACCACTTGGGAGTTCGACCCCTGGCCAACCTACTCAACTTTGCAATTGTCTTAACCTTGTATTGATCCATTGGCCGTGCGTTTATATTTTGGTTAAGTATGAAGGAAAACATAAGCGTCCTTGGAGAGGGGAGTTTGAGTTGATCTATTCGTTTAAAAAGAATAATACTGGAAGGTGGTTATATTGATCTCTATTCTGTAGATCTGGTGCACTTCAGAAATCTGAATGCTATAGTAAAACATAATAATGGCTTGTTTTAATTTTACCGGAGATCTTGGGTTGCTGTCACTTAGAAGCCTGCACCAGCTCTTGAATAGTGCTATAGTATAACATATCCATCTCTGTTCTCTAGATATCTGGTGCACttgagtttttcttttgtttgtgaaATTTTCCAATCACTGCTGTCTATGAATAATGTCTCTTTTCGGGATTTACATGAACTGTCACTTTTTATGTCTTTATTTATCTGCTTTGGGGATTACCAAATTCTCTTTGGTGGATTGTTTTGTTCTACTGTTCTAGGAAATCGCGATTAGACCTTGTTGCTAGAATCAGCAAGATTTTTGCTATAAAAAGTAGGAATGCATTTAAACTTTTTTGTTTATAGTGAACATTTACTAATAAGTTGTGTCGGCCTCTTTGATGTTTTACCATAGCTGATTTATTACGTATTATCATAGCTTGATTGCTGTAGTGATAAATTGGTTGCACTGCTAATGTTTTCCCAGTGACTCCAAATTCTGCAGTGCAAAATGTCATAGGACACGTTATGAATTGCATTAGAAATTCTAGTAGGGTATTTGTTTTGAAATATAGTTACAGTACAGCAAGATTAAGTATAAAACCCCAATTTTCGGATTTTTCTCAGTCTTGATGATGAAGCTCATCCAGGTTTCTTTATTGTGGATGATGCACTACAGGACGAAGCTTCGGTGGAAGAGAAAGGGCCGTCAGAAAGAAATTTGGTTGAGGAATTAAAGATTGTTGAAGAGTGCCCAATCTGTATCAGCAGAATTCGACTTTCTAAACAAAGCCGGCCATCTGTTTCATGCGATACTTGCAAACACAAATTTCATTTGAGTTGCATCTCCAAGTGGTTCTCAATCTCTAAGAATTCAATATGCCCGTTATGCGGATGTAAATTCAAACCAGGAGGTTTGCTGCAACTAACTGCAGCTAAGAAATCCTAACACAAAAATGTTACCTGCTCCTTTACATTACCATGCATGATAACCGATAGTAAGGTATGTGCTACACATTTTTTTGATTGCTGTACAGATTTCACAGTCATGgtcgaaaagaaagaaaatattgaaagaagaaaaaaattagaaaaaatagAAACAATTCCTCATTGTTGATAAAGAATTTCGTATCTTGTTTTGTTCAAGCGTGTGGTTCTAGTTGTATAGTTTCTTTAGGTGACTGGATGAATTACTGATTCATACTAGTCTGGTTGTGGTTCGACTTgtgtgtaaaggttatgattttAGGGACTTGTACAGTCCTGATTAACTCCATCTTTAAGGGGGGTCAAAGAATCGTGCTCTCTTTGAAATAGGTTGTATTGTATGAAGTTGTAGAGAATTCACAAGCATTTGCAGATATGTCAGGTTTTCTCGCGTTATACATATCTTTAAGTTATAAGCATCATTCATTTGCACATTTCTTTATGGAACTTATATTCACTTGGTTTTGTTTACCAATGTCTTTTAGATACACTACATCCAAATTCAGTTTGAACAGGTATGTCCCAGTAACCAGACTTTCACCCTTCCTCTCTTTCTTTTTGCCGACATCCTCGAGTTTCATTAGTCCTACAGGCTGAACTCCATTTAACATCTACCAGAATTTGCATTATACTAATATCTTTTCAAATCAGATTGAAAAAAATAGACTTGACATACTTGGGTATTCTCCTCAAAAACTTTTATCGGGTAACCTAACAGGTCCTACATCCCATGAATACACACAGTTTTGAAAGATAAAACACCTTTTCATTACCAACAAGAAATACAAACCATTCAACTTGTTGCAGATTATAAATTGTCCTTATTTGGAATGCTTAAAAACTTATTAAGGCTATGTTTGATAGCAAGAAATGAATCAAGCGTAAGTTTCGCCTAAAACTTAAGCAATTTCATGGAAACAATTCATTGATAGGTATTTTTCTGACGTATCAACTGTAATTTTTGGAGGACTCGTACACCGTTTGACCATGCTCTAGCCAGAGGGAGTGGTTTAGACTGTTGAAGTTTGAATGCTTATTTGTGAAGGTTGACATTTGTATCACCAAATGAGTCTATTGGTAACTAAAATCCAAAAAGGGAAGAAACTTCTTTTTTTCACTTCACAACTAGATTTCCAATTGTTGGTCCAAACAAAGAAGTTGAACAGAGCATCTTCCCATCAAAGAAtttctttgaagaaaaatgaaccTGTACTCTTTCAACTTTAGGTAGTTAAGATTCTCCACCAATTAATGCATATAAGAAGATTTACTTGTGTTTCAGTGCATGCATGTTACTACTAGCCGTTTTCCTATATGGATATTATGACCAACAGATGTGGTGGTCTGGTCAAACTGGAATTGTCAATATCTTCAGCCACCTTAGATTGTAATTTTACCAGTAAACCAGTTACTTATCACCAACGAGAGTTTTATCTTCTTAACCTTTTTTACGTTATTTTTTGCTTGATCAATTCTCTTGTAAACAAGTGGACATTCCATGATCCATAGTTCATTCCTTTGCTTGACCAATGCTTTTTCAAAATCTAACTATCCAAGTCATCTTAGCAAAAGCCAACTCACTTTCCTTACTTTCCAATCCAttcaaaatatttaaaaaaatctaTATAGAAATAAGAAGACCAATAATGAAGTCTTCCCCTTCAagtgcaagaagaagaagaagctaccTTATTACCTTTTTAGGGTGGGAAATTTGAAAGCTCAACATACACACTTAGCtgcttttcttttattattatcatgTAAACATGATGAGTACAAATTTGGTGGTGTCTTACAGCAAAAAGTCTCATCATCAAATAAGACTTATATCATGATATTGACCCAACTTTGATGAGTAAGAAAGCTAGCTAAAAAAGGCTTTCATCACACTTTGAAAtttggatgaagaagaagacatgcaGGCCAACAAGATAATTGGGGGTCCATTGTATGATGGAAAGAATGCTTGCCTGAAAAAATAAGGGTCGGAAAGGTGAATCATGTATTTCTTCTACATAAACTATTGTTGATCAAGATAGCTAGCACTCGCACCTTTTAATTTGCAACACGTCCACAATTATGCTTGTACGAACTGCAGGCTTACACACAAGCACCATTATGGTGGTCTTTTTGGTTGGGTTGGGTCATATTCATCATCTTTCGTGATACACATGCAAACATGGTTGGCGTCAAAGCAATGTATGCTACATTTTCTCTCAATGTGTATATGGCTCTAGTGGTGGTATATAGTGCTGCTGGCCCATCACCTCAGGCAAACATTTCATTTTACCGTTGAAGTTAGGGCAATGCCGTCCCGAACAAAACAAAAATGACAGAAATTACTCCGTTTGTTCGCCGGCATTGACAGAAATTCATTTCCTTAATGAGCCTCGGTATAACTGGATAGTTCGACCTGGCCAGTTGGGTACAACCTTGCAGCAGAGCTAAAAGTTCCACAACAAAAAGTAGGTTTTATACGATGGTCCTCATCCAAATCGTGCCCGAAATGAACTTTAGAAGGAAATTAGCAACTATCTATATTTTGGTTTAAGTTGATGAAAAAATGTGTTAGTGAGAAAGTTTGTTGTGTAGAAACCAAACCGTGAAgctaaaagaagaaaaatttgaaTAATATCGGTGGGAAATGGGAAAAAAAGGTTAAATGATGATAAAAGGTGATGCGgggatatattattttattttatttgaaaagGATATATGTAAAAAGTGGGAAGCAGGTTTAAGAGATATATATTACTCGTTTGATGATGAGATGAGTTTGTTTTGGGACTTTTTAGggtgagaaaaagaaagaaattgtgTGTCATGCCTTGTGCTTTCAAAAAAGGAAGAAAAGTATATCATGCCTAAGATGTGGGCATGGTTAAAGACAAAAGGAAAGTGTTTGATTTTTGCAAGAAAGAAAACATCTCTAAAGCAAACCACTTTTTgctctatttttttctttcttatttgtttctttttgtgaAGTTTGTAATGGAGGAGGATCACATTGTTAGTCAAAAAGTTTGCATCACGTTTAGGTGTAACAAGTTAAAAAAGGAGTTTTAAGTAGAGAGAGTTAGGGGTTAAGCACTTGTATATAGAATCGTGTCAACTAAACTCTTTCTCATATGCAAGGTCTAGTACCTTTATATCGTGATTGATAACCTACGAGTAGAGCTGTTTCTGCTTCTTTAGATGGAAAAAAGATAACGTCTTAGAAAACTCTGCAAAAAAAGATTACTTaccaaaaagaatattttttctttGGTGTCTTCTTGGTTTAGGTATTTTCGAGAATGTTCTAGCTGATGGTGTCTCTTTTCGGTtgtattttaagttttttttcttcttttaatcgcgagtttcgaactcagatcactcgtattttaaattaataattaataaaaattattttaggtaacaaaaaaatatttaaatcaaAAAGTTATAAATAAATCTGAAACAGAAAAGGTTAAACTTTTATATTTTAAACTCTTTTTACTTCTGATCTCATAAATCAACTAGCTTTGGGTGTGTAAACATGTTTGTTATTGGAATCATCTCCACACAAAACTAATTCCTCAATTATTTGTTTTTATAAACAACTACTTTCAAAAAGGCTAACAATCCTCCCCAACAATCGGCGTAAGCCAGATTGCAGATACAAATCAATACGTGGAAGAAGTGTTAACGCACGAATATGTGAAAGAAGTGTTAACTTTATTCCAATGAGCTAAAGCATGAGAAACTGAATTACAAAATATAAgtcgaaaaaaaaacaaacatgcaGCTAATTGCGAATTGaaagaaaaaatctcaaaaataacATTCGTTCTTTAAAAATAGCATCCGCTCTGAATTACAAAGTCTAGGTTGCAAAGAAAAGAAACATCCCGCCAATTACGTAGAGAAAACAAAATATCTTTAAAAATAACATCAATCACCAGCAGAAAATTAGATTCCTTTCTCATGGTGTAGATATGCGAACTGTCAAACAAACTTTCTCTTTTGTACATGTCATATTTCACACAGACAACTAGCTTTGAGATAAGCAGGCAGATAGGAAATACCGAAATATGCATGAAGTATTTTGTTTCTTTGGCTGTTTTCTATGGTCACAATTCCAttctccaattttttttcttttgataatcaAAGCTTGGATTACTACTGCCACGTGAAACCCTGGTGAGGGGGACCAAGAAGAGATTAATCGGGACACTAGTATTTTTATCAATTATGAAGGGTGTCTTTGTAATTTTGGGATAAGCAGACAAATTTATTAACTGCAACAAGAAAGTAATACGTAGAATCTACGACTACCCATACTCAATAAATGCCGAAAGTGACCCCACAACTTTTGCTGTCTTTGTTTTGAAATTATTTGTGTTTGTGATGCGTCGGCCTCTCCCTTAAGTTGAAACACGATAAGGTAtaactttttcctttttcttggtaTTTTACTTTAAGTCCCTTCAATTATACTTTATTACAAACTGCTTTCCCATTTATCCTGAAGTTTCAATTTTACtagaccaatttttatttttattttaagcaagAGGAAGGTTGTCACACTTTTATTGTCACAGTATCTCACACATTAAATGTTATTTTGgtgaataaaaaataaaatttaacatatttaaatttaatatttCGGGGTATTTTTCTCTTACAAAACTCTCCGTCCTACCAAAAGTGAGCGTACTCTAAAACGTATAACACGACCATTTACTATTTCAAAAATAAGCCCTTGAAAATTAACCGATTTTCATCCATTGAAATTAAGACCGGTAAGTTATGAGGTTTAATATTCCAGAATACACTCAACTTTGTTAGGCATGTAAAGTTCTGTAAGAGGAACATATTTCGAAAATATTAggggtaatttgcattacctacTCCGTAAAGATTCGTAATTTACATTACCTcccctacaaaaataaaattagcaaaacctcctctCGTTAATAATTCTGTTTATTTAAAGTTAGCTGACTCAGCACTAACTTACACGTGGTTTTTATTTCTTTGGGGTAATTCACGTTACCTCCcctgtaaagattggtaatttgcgttacctcccctgtaaagattggtaatttgcattacctcccctacaaaAAACCACGTGTAAGTTAGTGCTGAGTCAGCTAACTTGGAATAGACAGAATTattgacgagaggaggttttgctaattttattattgcaggggaggtaacgcaaattaccaatctttacaggGAAGGTATCGCAAATtaccccaaaatattagctttaaaCCCGTTACCGTTTGGTTTTTATTTACAAAAACAGCGTCCAATATGTGAGATTGTTTGAATAAAAATATATAGAGATCCTTTCTCTCTAAGAAAATATCAATGCATGAGACCAAAAGAATAGAAATCGGTAAACATAAATAATACCCTCTGCTAGTCTGGGGCGCGAGCCCCACTGAAAAATATATACCCGTCAATTCTTTTAGTTtgtttagtttcttttttttttttgacacggagtttgttaagtttctcgATTTGTGGAGAACTGTTATAAAATAGATGCGATGACGCACTGGAGAGGGCAAATGAATGTTGCttcaataaataataaataagtaCGCAATTTAAGCCATCAAATTTACAATAACAGAGATGTGTATACACAAGCATAAAATCTGACAATTTAGAAGTATATGTATATTATTACTATTATGTGCCCAGATAATTACACCTATGGACCACGATTTGGACCCAAATTGAGTCGTTGTAGGCTGAACTTGAGAGAGTGGGACACAAATGTTGCCCGCTGATCCGTCTATGAGGTTGGATGAAGGGGACAACACAATAAGGTGTTGTAGAGATTGTGTGAATCAAATAATATGCATGTTTTGGTAATCCGCGGACcgaatatttttcttttgaacACTATATTAGTTGGTTGTACGCCGTAACCGCGGTCCATAACAAAGGGCCAAAGGAGAGCAAAATCTACTAAAACAAAGGGGTGCGAATTAAATTAGTAATTTTAAAAGGACCTATGCACTTACACTATAGCAAGAAGGTGGTAATCCGAATACATATAAGTGAACAGGGGGCAAACTGTAGTTGCCGTTATCAGTGATCACCATCATCCATCGATCTATTTGGTACTTTGTAGTAA
This DNA window, taken from Papaver somniferum cultivar HN1 chromosome 3, ASM357369v1, whole genome shotgun sequence, encodes the following:
- the LOC113355984 gene encoding uncharacterized protein LOC113355984, coding for MMMMEISGVPPDLCLQIFCIAVFITLSLIYVFSSNSSNDNSESKTFVYIPDDDDEEINNNTINDGDRGSRNGNNNSINQIITITRTIRDCCSVCGDTANSRCSRCKAIRYCSRDCQIQHWRAGHKLECKEDSSRTSCNERKPSVYMDTICSYQQSRKDEASVEEKGPSERNLVEELKIVEECPICISRIRLSKQSRPSVSCDTCKHKFHLSCISKWFSISKNSICPLCGCKFKPGGLLQLTAAKKS